CCCGATCTGCCGACCTCGCTCGCTCTGGAACATCTCGACTGGATGTGCGGCCAGATAAAGAACCATTCGGGAACCTGGCCTCTGGCCAAGCTTCATCGCTGGATCGGCTTCATTCAGGCCGGAATGGTCGCCAACGGGCTGGTCCGCCTCGAGGGTGTGAAGCGGATGTTCGACAGGGCCAAGCTGGCCCACCCGGCCCTCGATCAGGACCTGCTCGATCACCTGGATGGGGAAAGCCCCTTCGAGCTGGACATCGGTGGCAGCGGCTAGCCGGCAGGGGCTCACGAGATGGGAATCCCTTACCCACGTGGAGCTCGACCATGAACGCTCTGCTCGTCTATCCGCGCTTCCCGGTCACCTACTGGGGGTTCCAGCGCGCGCTGCGCCTCATCGGCAAGCGGGCGTCCCTGCCGCCGCTCGGCCTGATCACCCTCGCGGCCCTTCTGCCCGGTGACTGGAACCTTCGTCTGGTGGACCTCAACGTGCGGGCGCTCGACGACGACGCACTTCGATGGGCCGACGTCGTACTGACGGGGGGCCTCCTCATTCAGGTCGACTCCCTCCAGGAGACGATCACCCGGGCCAGGGCCCACGGTGTTCCGGTGGTCGTCGGAGGCCCGGCTCCGACCACGAGCCCCGACCTCTTCCCCGAGGCGGACGTCGTCTTCCAGGGTGAGGCGGAGGGCAGGGTCGCCGAGCTGGTCCTCTCGCTGACCCGGATCGGCCGGGGCCGCCAGGTGCTCGAGGCGACCTCGAGCCACCCAGACCTGACGACCGTGCCGGTGCCACGCTTCGACCTGCTCGAGCTCTCGGACTACGCCTCGCTGAGCTTGCAGTACTCACGAGGCTGCCCGTTCCGATGCGAGTTCTGCGACATCATCGAGATCTTCGGCCGCAAGCCGCGGGTCAAGAACCCGGCACAGGTCATCGAGGAGCTCGAGGCAGTCCATCGGCTGGGCTACCGGGGAACGCTCTTCCTCGTCGATGACAACTTCATCGGCAACAAGACGACCGTCAAGCGACTGCTGCCGATCGTGCGGGACTGGCAGCGCGCGCACGGTCATCCCTTCGACTTCTATACCGAGGCGAGCGTCGACCTGGCGACCGATCCGCCGCTCCTGAAGGACATGGTCGATGCAGGCTTCTCGTCGGTGTTCGTCGGGATCGAGACGCCCTCGGCCAGCGCACTCGAGGCGGCGAAGAAGTTCCAGAACCTCCGGATCGACCCGTCGGTGGCCATCGACCGGATCACGAGGGCCGGTATCGAGGTCATGGGCGGCTTCATCGTGGGCTTCGACACCGATGATCAGGAGATCTTCGCCGAGCAGCGCGAGTTCCTCGGTCGCCAGCCGGTCCCCCTCGCCATGGCGGGGATCCTCACGGCCCTGCCCGGCACCGCCCTCTGGCGCCGCCTCCGGACCGAGGGACGACTGCGGCAGCGCTCGAACGGGGATCCCTTCTCCCGACCGAACTTCGCGCCCACGATGAGCGAGGAGGCGCTCCTGCTCGGCTACTCGGAGCTCATGGGGTGGCT
The window above is part of the Deltaproteobacteria bacterium genome. Proteins encoded here:
- a CDS encoding radical SAM protein, which translates into the protein MNALLVYPRFPVTYWGFQRALRLIGKRASLPPLGLITLAALLPGDWNLRLVDLNVRALDDDALRWADVVLTGGLLIQVDSLQETITRARAHGVPVVVGGPAPTTSPDLFPEADVVFQGEAEGRVAELVLSLTRIGRGRQVLEATSSHPDLTTVPVPRFDLLELSDYASLSLQYSRGCPFRCEFCDIIEIFGRKPRVKNPAQVIEELEAVHRLGYRGTLFLVDDNFIGNKTTVKRLLPIVRDWQRAHGHPFDFYTEASVDLATDPPLLKDMVDAGFSSVFVGIETPSASALEAAKKFQNLRIDPSVAIDRITRAGIEVMGGFIVGFDTDDQEIFAEQREFLGRQPVPLAMAGILTALPGTALWRRLRTEGRLRQRSNGDPFSRPNFAPTMSEEALLLGYSELMGWLYSPDEYYRRCEAYLRRVGSTPNTRTSTPGEVASFLRAIWHIGIRSPRRRLFWRLLGHALPRGQSRLRQAVVHAVQGEHLIDYTLVHVLPRMESALAEVRAESGVTRSPPRRRASSTPDRWWWPARRPSLSAVLQGARRRRLGLAREAGA